In Nicotiana tabacum cultivar K326 chromosome 11, ASM71507v2, whole genome shotgun sequence, a single window of DNA contains:
- the LOC142165884 gene encoding uncharacterized protein LOC142165884, with product MAAKGMYLIIIPPTIQDGIKKVQLQQEVMEPENMKWQKAVILYVIGESPSIGAMERFKTSQWNFAAKPIVSYHNEGYFVILFSSIKDKNEVLYSGPHTMGAKPLILKSWSADFNLYNEVLKTIPLWASFPNLPLNCWGRLTLSRIASSLGCPIYVDECTANTAIISYARVLIEMDISKELPKCIIVQDPSGKEFEQVVEYDWVPQYCKKCLMVGHDCDGEQDRAGATRKILKGEQQQQRAEALRRVDSQLTNPWLIMGDFNAIMDIEDMVNGTTV from the exons ATGGCTGCAAAGGGTATGTATCTAATAATCATACCCCCTACAATTCAAGATGGAATAAAGAAAGTGCAACTACAACAAGAGGTGATGGAGCCGGAAAATATGAAATGGCAGAAGGCTGTTATACTGTATGTTATTGGGGAATCACCTTCAATAGGAGCCATGGAGAGATTTAAAACCTCACAATGGAACTTTGCTGCCAAACCAATAGTTTCTTATCACAATGAAGGGTATTTTGTTATACTATTCAGTAgcataaaagataaaaatgaagTGTTGTATTCAGGGCCACATACTATGGGAGCAAAGCCGTTAATTCTGAAATCATGGTCAGCTGATTTTAATCTGTATAATGAAGTCCTCAAGACTATACCACTATGGGCCAGCTTTCCTAATCTACCTCTGAATTGCTGGGGAAGGCTGACTCTTAGTCGAATTGCTAGTAGTTTGGGATGTCCTATTTATGTTGATGAGTGTACAGCTAATACAGCAATAATTTCTTATGCTCGAGTCCTTATTGAAATGGATATCAGTAAAGAGCTACCAAAGTGCATCATTGTACAAGACCCTTCAGGAAAGGAATTTGAGCAGGTAGTGGAATACGACTGGGTGCCACAGTATTGCAAGAAGTGCCTGATGGTGGGGCATGACTGTGATGGAGAGCAAGACAGAGCTGGGGCAACTAGGAAGATCCTCAAGGGagagcaacaacaacaaagaGCA GAAGCACTAAGGAGAGTAGACTCTCAGTTGACTAATCCTtggttaatcatgggagattttAATGCAATAATGGATATTGAGGACATGGTGAATGGTACAACAGTGTAG
- the LOC142165883 gene encoding uncharacterized protein LOC142165883 produces MKGIWYNLKKVKFALKSLNRKEFACTTSKVQQLRETLASIQAQMRTTTTPTDMFDTEKITKQQLEKCSKIEESIYKQRSRVQWLKLGDSNTAFFFASMKVRAAQNQIKLLTADDGRLIKTPEGIEQEVVGFYRGLLGRSTNSIPAINPSIMRKGPGITRSQQLQLISLFTKEDMVQALQGI; encoded by the coding sequence ATGAAAGGCATATGGTACAATTtaaaaaaagttaaatttgcactcAAAAGCCTTAACAGGAAGGAGTTTGCTTGCACAACTAGTAAGGTCCAACAATTAAGGGAAACACTAGCTAGCATACAAGCTCAGATGAGGACTACTACAACACCTACAGATATGTTTGATACAGAGAAAATCACAAAGCAGCAGTTGGAAAAATGTAGCAAGATAGAGGAGAGCATATACAAACAAAGATCTAGAGTGCAATGGCTCAAATTGGGTGATTCCAATACAGCCTTCTTCTTTGCCAGCATGAAAGTAAGAGCAGCACAAAACCAAATTAAACTTCTCACCGCTGATGATGGTAGATTGATCAAAACACCAGAAGGTATTGAACAAGAAGTAGTGGGATTCTATAGAGGATTGCTAGGAAGGTCAACTAATAGCATACCTGCTATTAATCCTAGTATAATGAGGAAGGGACCAGGGATTACAAGATCTCAACAGTTACAACTTATTTCTCTTTTCACTAAAGAAGATATGGTGCAAGCATTACAAGGGATATGA